One stretch of Clavibacter californiensis DNA includes these proteins:
- a CDS encoding TlyA family RNA methyltransferase has protein sequence MADPGDGSAPAPAADPVPGEPLGGDLRLDAALPTLGLARSRTHAARLIADGLVTVDGRGVVKASFRVMPGSVVEVAGTDAYVSRGAHKLVGALDAFPGVAVDGRLALDVGASTGGFTQVLLERGARRVVALDVGHGQLDPLIREDPRVDVVEGFNVRDLTPESLAGVTPADMAGERPGLVVGDLSFISLGLVLPAIARTAADGADIVLLIKPQFEVGRTGIREGIVHDQGLRDDAVMRVLWAAWDLGLGTAGLVSSPIVGGAGNHEYLAWFSGRAGSNPTQWRSTSNEITGA, from the coding sequence GTGGCTGACCCCGGCGACGGATCCGCGCCCGCGCCCGCAGCCGACCCGGTTCCCGGCGAGCCGCTCGGCGGCGACCTTCGGCTCGACGCCGCCCTGCCCACGCTCGGGCTCGCGCGCTCCCGCACCCACGCCGCCCGGCTCATCGCCGACGGGCTCGTCACGGTCGACGGACGAGGCGTCGTCAAGGCGTCGTTCCGGGTGATGCCCGGATCCGTCGTCGAGGTCGCCGGCACGGACGCGTACGTGAGCCGCGGCGCCCACAAGCTCGTCGGCGCGCTCGACGCCTTCCCCGGGGTCGCGGTCGACGGGCGGCTGGCGCTGGACGTCGGCGCGTCCACGGGCGGGTTCACGCAGGTCCTGCTCGAGCGGGGGGCGCGGCGGGTGGTCGCGCTCGACGTGGGGCACGGCCAGCTGGATCCGCTCATCCGGGAGGATCCGCGCGTCGACGTCGTCGAGGGGTTCAACGTGCGCGATCTGACGCCCGAGTCGCTCGCGGGCGTGACGCCCGCGGACATGGCGGGGGAGCGACCGGGGCTCGTCGTCGGCGACCTCTCCTTCATCTCGCTCGGGCTCGTGCTGCCCGCCATCGCGCGCACCGCCGCGGACGGCGCCGACATCGTGCTGCTGATCAAGCCGCAGTTCGAGGTGGGGCGCACGGGGATCCGCGAGGGCATCGTGCACGACCAGGGTCTCCGCGACGACGCCGTCATGCGCGTCCTCTGGGCCGCATGGGACCTCGGCCTCGGCACGGCCGGCCTCGTCTCCTCCCCGATCGTCGGCGGGGCCGGGAACCACGAGTACCTGGCTTGGTTCAGCGGTCGCGCGGGGAGCAATCCGACACAATGGAGATCGACGTCGAACGAGATCACAGGAGCGTGA
- a CDS encoding NAD kinase, translating to MAGPARHILVVSHTGRRDSIDAALSVCAQLAEADVHLVLTADEKADILPFAPEMDGVAVLGEDVQTADLEIVIVLGGDGTILRSAELVRGTSVPLLGVNLGHVGFLAESEREDLTATVRRVLDRDYTVEERMTLDVTLKVGADIVYRTWALNEATVEKASRERMLEVVVEIDGRPLASYGCDGMVVSTPTGSTAYAFSAGGPIVWPSLEAMLVVPLSPHTLFARSLVVGPESTVAVEVLSRTSGSGVLWCDGRRTRDMPPGARVEARRSAIPVRLARLKQSPFTDRLVNKFELPVTGWRGPVDRD from the coding sequence GTGGCTGGACCCGCGAGGCACATCCTGGTCGTGTCCCACACGGGACGGCGCGACTCCATCGACGCGGCGCTCAGCGTGTGCGCGCAGCTGGCCGAGGCCGACGTGCACCTCGTGCTCACGGCCGACGAGAAGGCCGACATCCTCCCGTTCGCGCCCGAGATGGACGGCGTCGCCGTGCTGGGAGAGGACGTGCAGACGGCCGACCTCGAGATCGTCATCGTCCTGGGCGGCGACGGCACGATCCTCCGCTCGGCGGAGCTCGTCCGCGGCACCTCGGTGCCGCTGCTCGGCGTGAACCTGGGGCACGTGGGCTTCCTCGCCGAGAGCGAGCGGGAGGACCTCACGGCCACCGTGCGCCGCGTGCTCGACCGCGACTACACGGTCGAGGAGCGCATGACGCTCGACGTGACGCTCAAGGTCGGCGCCGACATCGTCTACCGCACATGGGCGCTCAACGAGGCGACCGTGGAGAAGGCCAGCCGCGAGCGCATGCTCGAGGTGGTGGTCGAGATCGACGGGCGGCCGCTCGCGTCCTACGGCTGCGACGGCATGGTCGTCTCGACGCCCACGGGATCCACCGCGTACGCCTTCTCGGCGGGCGGCCCCATCGTGTGGCCGAGCCTCGAGGCGATGCTCGTGGTGCCGCTCAGCCCGCACACGCTCTTCGCCCGCTCGCTCGTCGTGGGCCCGGAGTCCACGGTCGCCGTGGAGGTGCTCAGCCGCACCTCCGGATCCGGGGTGCTCTGGTGCGACGGGCGCCGCACGCGGGACATGCCGCCGGGTGCACGCGTCGAGGCCCGACGCTCCGCCATCCCCGTGCGCCTCGCGCGCCTCAAGCAGTCGCCGTTCACCGACCGCCTCGTGAACAAGTTCGAGCTGCCGGTCACCGGCTGGAGGGGGCCGGTCGACCGTGATTGA
- a CDS encoding tetratricopeptide repeat protein, whose product MRPRHEDPEIPEDVKPGDLDRIARNELKTLSKDNAEGVAQHLVMAARLIEEDPELAHRHATSAARRAGRIAVVRESLAITAYAVGDYALALRELRTYRRISGKDDQLALMVDSERGQGRPDKALELGRSVPKETLPAAEQVALAIAMSGARLDLGQTEAALDELSIAQLNRDVAYSYSADLFHAYAEVLEELGRSAEADAWRQRADAAEAAFADPDEGWDDMVEVVEEELAVEDGGHEPSEDDGSGDAIAASASAVESDEAADANVDASDDPVEAAEPSPPSEEGDSEDIAVDVDDEWEVDGDAADESPAAVADDEAPQADDAGEADRDVR is encoded by the coding sequence GTGCGTCCGCGCCACGAGGACCCCGAGATCCCCGAGGACGTGAAGCCGGGTGATCTCGACCGCATCGCGCGCAACGAGCTGAAGACGCTGAGCAAGGACAACGCCGAGGGCGTCGCGCAGCACCTGGTGATGGCGGCGCGGCTCATCGAGGAGGATCCGGAGCTCGCGCACCGGCACGCCACCTCGGCTGCTCGCCGTGCCGGTCGCATCGCGGTGGTCCGGGAGTCGCTGGCCATCACGGCGTACGCCGTCGGTGACTACGCGCTCGCGCTGCGCGAGCTGCGGACCTACCGGCGCATCTCCGGCAAGGACGACCAGCTCGCCCTCATGGTCGACAGCGAGCGCGGGCAGGGACGCCCGGACAAGGCCCTGGAGCTCGGGCGCTCGGTCCCGAAGGAGACGCTGCCGGCGGCGGAGCAGGTCGCGCTCGCGATCGCGATGTCCGGCGCGCGCCTCGACCTCGGGCAGACCGAGGCTGCTCTCGACGAGCTGTCGATCGCGCAGCTGAACCGGGACGTCGCCTACTCGTACAGCGCGGACCTCTTCCACGCCTACGCGGAGGTGCTCGAGGAGCTGGGTCGCTCGGCGGAGGCGGACGCCTGGCGTCAGCGCGCCGACGCGGCCGAGGCGGCGTTCGCGGATCCGGACGAGGGCTGGGACGACATGGTCGAGGTCGTCGAGGAGGAGCTCGCGGTCGAGGACGGTGGGCACGAACCGTCCGAGGACGACGGATCCGGCGACGCGATCGCTGCGAGCGCGAGCGCCGTGGAGTCCGACGAGGCTGCGGATGCCAACGTCGACGCCTCGGACGACCCCGTCGAGGCAGCTGAGCCGAGCCCGCCGAGCGAGGAGGGCGACAGCGAGGACATCGCGGTCGACGTCGACGACGAGTGGGAGGTCGACGGCGATGCGGCCGACGAGTCGCCCGCCGCGGTCGCCGACGACGAGGCCCCGCAGGCCGACGACGCCGGGGAGGCGGACCGCGATGTTCGCTAG
- a CDS encoding NUDIX domain-containing protein: protein MTDAVAGAPADGLHDDAVSYDVTSSERVFRGKIWDIRRETFAYGDGEITREFVDHTGAVAVLAIDDEDRVLLIKQYRHPVRMREWEIPAGLLDITGEPPLTAVQRELAEEADLVAAEWSVLAEYYTTPGGSDEAIRVYLARGLTPTAEAFARTDEEADIEVRWVDLDEVVTAVLERRIQNPSTVIAVLQAHVARSRGWSTLGPADAPWPRHPKLRDGEGASAS from the coding sequence GTGACCGACGCCGTCGCGGGCGCGCCGGCTGACGGCCTGCACGACGACGCCGTCTCGTACGACGTCACGTCGAGCGAGCGGGTGTTCCGGGGCAAGATCTGGGACATCCGCCGTGAGACCTTCGCGTACGGCGACGGCGAGATCACGCGCGAGTTCGTCGACCACACGGGCGCCGTCGCGGTGCTCGCGATCGACGACGAGGACCGCGTGCTCCTCATCAAGCAGTACCGGCACCCCGTGCGCATGCGCGAGTGGGAGATCCCGGCGGGGCTGCTCGACATCACGGGCGAGCCGCCGCTCACGGCCGTGCAGCGCGAGCTCGCGGAGGAGGCCGACCTGGTCGCCGCCGAGTGGAGCGTGCTGGCGGAGTACTACACGACGCCAGGCGGAAGCGACGAGGCGATCCGCGTCTACCTCGCGCGCGGTCTGACCCCCACGGCGGAGGCGTTCGCGCGCACCGATGAGGAGGCCGACATCGAGGTGCGCTGGGTGGATCTCGACGAGGTCGTCACGGCGGTGCTCGAGCGGCGGATCCAGAACCCGTCGACCGTGATCGCGGTGCTGCAGGCGCACGTCGCCCGCTCGCGCGGCTGGTCGACGCTCGGGCCGGCCGACGCGCCGTGGCCGCGTCACCCGAAGCTGCGGGACGGCGAGGGCGCGTCCGCCTCGTGA
- a CDS encoding HAD-IIA family hydrolase has protein sequence MFARASKGSAPLDGVDVILADLDGVVYAGPDSIPHAVDALNRAAGDGIRLSYITNNASRTDASVAEHLSSLGLTVAPEDVVTSPQAALRLLADRVPAGSTVLVVGGEGLVHELEKAGYVVTRSTADSPAAVVQGFSPEVGWTQLAEAAFALADPDVVWVATNTDWTIPVARGIAPGNGTLVSAVHTAVGRLPVVAGKPETPIFDVARERFGAQRPVFLGDRLDTDILGATRAGMASVHVLTGIDRAKQLLAAEEDQRPTFILEHLGQLHEPYPETRFSQEGRVATVGKSSVRIAGDRVEVVKDGGSTIDTLRAACAVIWNSGRPIYGLDVQESLYVAAGAAGAGRA, from the coding sequence ATGTTCGCTAGGGCGTCGAAGGGCAGTGCGCCGCTCGACGGCGTGGACGTGATCCTCGCGGACCTCGACGGCGTCGTGTACGCGGGACCCGACAGCATCCCGCACGCGGTCGACGCGCTGAACCGCGCCGCCGGCGACGGGATCCGGCTCAGCTACATCACCAACAACGCCTCGCGCACCGACGCGTCGGTGGCCGAGCACCTGAGCTCGCTCGGACTCACGGTGGCGCCCGAGGACGTCGTCACGTCGCCGCAGGCCGCGCTGCGGCTGCTCGCGGACCGGGTGCCCGCCGGATCCACCGTGCTCGTCGTCGGCGGCGAGGGTCTCGTGCACGAGCTCGAGAAGGCCGGCTACGTGGTCACGCGCTCCACGGCGGACAGCCCGGCGGCGGTCGTGCAGGGGTTCTCGCCGGAGGTGGGCTGGACCCAGCTGGCGGAGGCGGCGTTCGCGCTGGCCGATCCTGATGTCGTGTGGGTCGCGACCAACACCGACTGGACGATCCCGGTCGCGCGGGGCATCGCACCCGGGAACGGCACGCTCGTATCGGCCGTGCACACGGCGGTCGGTCGGCTGCCCGTGGTCGCGGGCAAGCCGGAGACGCCGATCTTCGACGTGGCGCGCGAGCGCTTCGGCGCCCAGCGGCCCGTGTTCCTCGGCGACCGGCTCGACACCGACATCCTCGGGGCGACGCGCGCCGGTATGGCGTCCGTCCACGTGCTCACCGGGATCGACCGGGCGAAGCAGCTCCTCGCGGCAGAGGAGGACCAGCGGCCGACGTTCATCCTCGAGCACCTCGGGCAGCTGCACGAGCCGTACCCCGAGACGCGGTTCTCGCAGGAGGGCCGCGTGGCGACGGTCGGGAAGTCGTCCGTGCGCATCGCGGGCGACCGCGTCGAGGTCGTCAAGGACGGCGGATCCACCATCGACACGCTCCGCGCCGCATGCGCCGTGATCTGGAACTCGGGCCGGCCGATCTACGGGCTCGATGTGCAGGAGTCCCTCTACGTCGCCGCCGGTGCCGCCGGCGCGGGCCGGGCGTAG
- a CDS encoding CTP synthase has protein sequence MTSTTGAAKTTRHIFVTGGVVSSLGKGLTAASLGNLLTARGVRVVMQKLDPYLNVDPGTMNPFQHGEVFVTDDGAETDLDIGHYERFLDIELDQAANVTTGQIYSEVIAKERRGEYLGDTVQVIPHITDEIKRRMRLQSSDEPQPDVIITEIGGTVGDIESQPFIEAARQVRHELGRNNVFFVHVSLVPYMGASGEQKTKPTQHSVAALRSIGIQPDALVLRSDRPVSDSNKKKIALMCDVDEQAVVNAVDVPSIYDIPEMLHGQGLDSYIIDHLGLPAADAVDWSGWSDLLDAVHDPKHEVTVGLVGKYIDLPDAYLSVTEALRAGGFAHSARVKLRWVASDECETPEGAAKKLGDLDALCVPGGFGIRGIEGKLGALKFARDNMIPVLGLCLGLQCMVIEYARNEAGLTGASSSEFDPESAFPVVATMAEQVDIIAGGDLGGTMRLGLYEAALAPGSLAAELYGAPVSHERHRHRYEVNNQYRDRIQDAGLVFSGTSPDGTLVEYVELPREVHPFYIGTQAHPELRSRPNRAHPLFAGLIRAALDRQAASTLFVEDDAEAVA, from the coding sequence ATCACCAGCACGACAGGCGCGGCGAAGACGACCAGGCACATCTTCGTGACCGGCGGCGTCGTCTCCTCGCTCGGCAAGGGCCTCACGGCGGCCAGCCTCGGCAATCTCCTCACGGCGCGCGGCGTGCGCGTCGTCATGCAGAAGCTCGATCCCTACCTCAACGTGGATCCGGGCACCATGAACCCCTTCCAGCACGGCGAGGTCTTCGTGACCGACGACGGCGCGGAGACCGACCTCGACATCGGGCACTACGAGCGCTTCCTCGACATCGAGCTGGACCAGGCGGCCAACGTGACCACCGGCCAGATCTACTCCGAGGTCATCGCCAAGGAGCGCCGCGGCGAGTACCTCGGCGACACGGTGCAGGTCATCCCGCACATCACCGACGAGATCAAGCGCCGCATGCGCTTGCAGTCCTCGGACGAGCCGCAGCCCGACGTGATCATCACCGAGATCGGCGGCACGGTCGGTGACATCGAGAGCCAGCCGTTCATCGAGGCGGCGCGCCAGGTGCGCCACGAGCTCGGCCGCAACAACGTCTTCTTCGTGCACGTCTCGCTCGTGCCGTACATGGGCGCGTCGGGCGAGCAGAAGACCAAGCCCACGCAGCACTCCGTCGCTGCGCTGCGCTCCATCGGGATCCAGCCGGACGCGCTCGTGCTCCGCAGCGACCGGCCCGTCTCCGACTCGAACAAGAAGAAGATCGCGCTCATGTGCGACGTCGACGAGCAGGCCGTCGTGAACGCGGTGGACGTGCCGAGCATCTACGACATCCCCGAGATGCTGCACGGGCAGGGCCTCGACAGCTACATCATCGACCACCTCGGGCTGCCGGCAGCGGACGCCGTCGACTGGTCCGGCTGGAGCGACCTGCTCGACGCCGTGCACGACCCGAAGCACGAGGTCACCGTCGGCCTCGTCGGCAAGTACATCGACCTGCCGGACGCGTACCTCTCGGTCACCGAGGCCCTGCGGGCCGGCGGGTTCGCCCACTCGGCGCGCGTGAAGCTGCGCTGGGTCGCCTCCGACGAGTGCGAGACGCCCGAGGGCGCGGCGAAGAAGCTGGGCGACCTGGATGCGCTGTGCGTCCCGGGCGGGTTCGGCATCCGCGGCATCGAGGGCAAGCTCGGCGCGCTGAAGTTCGCGCGCGACAACATGATCCCCGTGCTCGGCCTGTGCCTCGGCCTGCAGTGCATGGTCATCGAGTACGCCCGCAACGAGGCCGGCCTCACGGGCGCCTCCTCCAGCGAGTTCGACCCCGAGAGCGCGTTCCCGGTCGTCGCGACGATGGCCGAGCAGGTCGACATCATCGCGGGCGGCGACCTGGGCGGCACCATGCGCCTCGGCCTCTACGAGGCGGCGCTCGCGCCCGGATCCCTGGCCGCCGAGCTGTACGGCGCGCCCGTCTCGCACGAGCGCCACCGCCACCGCTACGAGGTCAACAACCAGTACCGCGACCGGATCCAGGACGCCGGCCTCGTGTTCTCGGGCACGTCGCCCGACGGCACGCTCGTCGAGTACGTGGAGCTGCCGCGCGAGGTGCACCCGTTCTACATCGGCACGCAGGCGCACCCGGAGCTGCGGTCGCGCCCGAACCGCGCGCACCCGCTGTTCGCCGGCCTCATCCGCGCCGCGCTCGACCGCCAGGCCGCCAGCACGCTGTTCGTCGAGGACGACGCCGAGGCGGTCGCGTGA
- the recN gene encoding DNA repair protein RecN, translating to MIEEITIRDLGVIGQATLPLGPGFTAVTGETGAGKTMVVTALGLLLGARADSGAVRQGSERAVVEGRWIIAADGPVPERVRDAGGDVDPFGDGMRGELIVTRQLSSEGRSRASVGGRGAPAALLTEIGEQLVVVHGQSDQMRLRSSTAQRQALDRFAGSALAPVLAEYQEVFRRWQAARAELDRLVTEQDARTREAEELRIAIDAIEAVAPQPGEDEELRERTDRLTNLEDLRAAASAAHELMSSEDASGEMADAASVLDTAHRRLDRVAAHDPGLAEIIESLDSARILVSEIAVQLSGYLAGLDADGARELETLQDRRAELAALTRAHGPTVEDALAFLDTGSARLLELDGDTDRIDLLRVEVERDEQLVGELAGRVTAVREEAGARLAAAVTTELGALAMADASLEVRVSPREEPALSGADRVEILLRPHAGAEARPLGRGASGGELSRVMLAIEVVVAGDDPVPTFVFDEVDAGVGGAAAIDIGRRLARLAERAQVIVVTHLAQVAAFSTNHLRVVKGGDGQVTASSVTQLEGDARIQEMARLLSGLPDSESGLAHARELVETAASLR from the coding sequence GTGATTGAGGAGATCACCATCCGCGACCTCGGGGTGATCGGCCAGGCCACGCTGCCGCTCGGGCCCGGCTTCACGGCCGTCACCGGCGAGACCGGCGCGGGCAAGACCATGGTCGTCACCGCCCTCGGCCTGCTGCTCGGCGCGCGCGCCGACTCGGGGGCCGTGCGGCAGGGGAGCGAGCGCGCGGTCGTCGAGGGGCGCTGGATCATCGCGGCCGACGGGCCCGTGCCCGAGCGCGTGCGCGACGCCGGGGGAGACGTCGACCCGTTCGGCGACGGCATGCGAGGCGAGCTCATCGTCACGCGTCAGCTCTCGTCCGAGGGCCGCAGCCGCGCATCGGTCGGGGGCCGCGGGGCTCCGGCGGCGCTGCTGACGGAGATCGGCGAGCAGCTCGTGGTGGTGCACGGCCAGTCCGACCAGATGCGCCTGCGGTCGTCCACCGCCCAGCGGCAGGCGCTCGACCGGTTCGCTGGATCCGCGCTGGCGCCCGTGCTCGCCGAGTACCAGGAGGTGTTCCGCCGCTGGCAGGCGGCGCGGGCCGAGCTCGACCGCCTCGTCACGGAGCAGGACGCCCGCACGCGCGAGGCCGAGGAGCTGCGCATCGCGATCGACGCGATCGAGGCCGTGGCGCCGCAGCCGGGCGAGGACGAGGAGCTGCGCGAGCGCACCGACCGGCTCACCAACCTCGAGGACCTGCGGGCGGCCGCTTCCGCCGCCCACGAGCTCATGTCGTCCGAGGACGCGTCCGGGGAGATGGCCGACGCCGCATCGGTGCTCGACACCGCCCATCGCCGCCTCGACCGGGTGGCGGCGCACGACCCGGGCCTCGCCGAGATCATCGAGTCGCTCGACAGCGCGCGGATCCTCGTGTCGGAGATCGCCGTGCAGCTCTCGGGCTACCTCGCGGGGCTCGACGCCGACGGCGCCCGGGAGCTCGAGACCCTGCAGGACCGCCGCGCCGAGCTCGCGGCCCTCACGCGGGCGCACGGTCCGACGGTCGAGGACGCGCTCGCGTTCCTCGACACCGGCAGCGCCCGCCTGCTCGAGCTCGACGGCGACACCGACCGCATCGACCTGCTGCGCGTCGAGGTGGAGCGCGACGAGCAGCTCGTCGGCGAGCTGGCCGGGCGCGTCACCGCGGTCCGCGAAGAGGCCGGCGCGCGGCTCGCCGCGGCCGTCACGACCGAGCTCGGCGCGCTCGCCATGGCCGACGCGTCGCTCGAGGTGCGGGTGTCGCCGCGGGAGGAGCCTGCACTGTCGGGCGCCGACCGGGTCGAGATCCTGCTGCGCCCCCACGCGGGAGCCGAGGCGCGTCCGCTCGGGCGGGGCGCCTCCGGCGGCGAGCTGTCGCGCGTGATGCTCGCCATCGAGGTAGTGGTGGCCGGCGACGACCCCGTGCCCACCTTCGTGTTCGACGAGGTCGACGCGGGCGTGGGCGGTGCGGCGGCGATCGATATCGGACGGCGGCTGGCACGGCTGGCGGAGCGCGCGCAGGTCATCGTCGTCACGCACCTCGCTCAGGTCGCGGCCTTCTCGACCAACCACCTGCGCGTGGTCAAGGGCGGCGACGGCCAGGTCACCGCGTCGAGCGTCACGCAGCTCGAGGGCGACGCGCGGATCCAGGAGATGGCGCGCCTCCTCTCCGGCCTGCCCGACAGCGAGAGCGGCCTGGCGCACGCGCGCGAGCTCGTGGAGACGGCCGCCTCCCTGCGCTGA